AGACCTGACAACGTTGTTCGCAAGTTCCTTTGTGATTACTTGCAGGAGAATCTTAATGAATCCTGCATTAACTAATGGATGAGTTAGAACTTGGCTTGCATAGAAGAGACAAGTGGGGAAGGATGCGATTAGATATGTTGGAACGGATGACTTGAATATGCTGAAagttatcttttcaaatttatgactcactgcttgtgtgtgtgtgtgtgtggggggTGCTTTATTGAATTAGGCACCTATTATGCTATTTTTTTCTTGCTACCTTGCCCTTTTCCTcttcaatttcatgattttcccACTAAACATTTGCCCAATGGAGAGGAAAGTATTGCTTTCATTCTTCTTGCTGTAGTATATATAATGGTATTACTTTTATGGCTTGCAGCCTCCCAAGGTCAAATCATTCATCGAGAAAGTTATCCAAAGTCCACTACAAGATATAGCAATTCCCCTTTCTGGTTTTAATTGGGAGTATGATAAGGTGATAcctggtttttctttttgcagtaatcaaaacaatttttttctgctTGCGGAATGATGTTTCCATGCTAACTATTGGGCTTTGCATTGATTTATTTGTAGGGAAATTTCCATCATTGGAGGCCactgtttcttcattttgacACATATTTCAAGACTTATCTGTCATGTAGGAATGACCTCCTTTTGTCGGATAAGATTGGAGAGGACGAAAGTCCTTTTCCGAAACTTGCCGTTTTACAGATTCTGCGAGTGATGCAAATAATACTAGAGAACTGCCACAACAAAAGTTCATTTGAGGGACTAGAGGTAAGCAAtcctcaaatttgattatgtgacATGATTCTGTGTCGAGTTGTGATAATGTAACGTGAATGTCTGCTGCTGTTTTTTGGTAACATAACATGAGTCATATTTGTGCAGCACTTCAAGCTCCTACTCTCATCAACTGATCCTGAAATCCTGATAGCCACATTAGAGACTTTGTCCGCACtggtaaaaattaatccatctaAGCTCCATGGCAGTGGAAAGTCAGTTGGATGTGGCTCGGTAAATGGCTATCTCCTATCTCTGGCACAAGGATGGGGCAGCAAAGAAGAGGGCTTGGGTTTATATTCATGTGTTGTAGCAAATGAGAGATTGCAAGAGGAAGGGCTTTGTTTATTTCCATCAGAAGCGGATAATGAATATGACAAGTCTCAATATCGGCTGGGCTCCACCCTctattttgagctaaatggtGTCTATTCCCAAAGTGAGGGAACTAGTGGTCACTCACCCAATTCTAGTTCCAGAGTTGTGCATATTCCAGATCTTCATTTGAGAAAGGAGGATGATCTTGTTCTTATGAAACAATGCATTCAGCAGTACGATGTACCTCCCGATCTCCGATTTGCATTGCTTACTAGAATCAGATATGCTCATGCCTTCCGCTCTGCCAGAACATGCAGGCTATATAGTAGAATTTGCCTTCTAGCTTTCATTGTGGTAGTTCAATCTAATGATGCACATGATGAGCTCGCGTCATTCTTTGCTAATGAGCCAGAGTATACAAATGAGCTTATTAGGATTGTGCGTTCTGAAGAATCTATTCCTGGAACTATTAGAACGCTTGCAATGCTTGCTTTGGGAGCTCAGTTAGCTGCATACATATCATCTCATGAACGTGCACGGATTTTGAGTGGATCAAGTCTTAGTTTTACAGCAACCCACCGTACAATTCTCCTTAATGTGCTCCAGAAGGCTGTCTCATCTCTAAACGGCTCCAGTGATCCATCATCTCTTGCCTTTGTTGAAGCTCTTCTTCAGTTTTATATGCTCAACATAGTTTCATCCTCAACTCAAGGTAATAATATCAGAGGCTGGGGGATGCTTCCAACATTCTTACCCCTTCTAGAAGACTCCTATCCTAGCCATATGCATCTTGTCTGCTTAGCTGTGAAGACTATTCAAAAGCTCATGGACTATAGTAGTTCAGCGGTATCTCATTTCAGGGAACTAGGGGGAGTTGAGCTGTTAGTGCAGAGATTGCAACTGGAAGTTACTAGAGTAATTGGCTTAACGGGTGGAAATGATGAGTCTGTGGTTGTTGGTGAATGCTCAAGAAACAGCGATGATCTGTTGAACACTCAGAAAAGGCTCATCAAGGTTTTATTGAAGGCCCTTGGATCTGCTACATACTCACCTACAAACCCCAGCAGATCCCAAAACACACAGGACACTTCTCTTGCTGCCACACTTTCGCATATATTCGGAAATGTAGAAAAATTTGGTGGTGACATTTATCACTCAGCTGTGACGCTAATGAGTGAGATTATCCACAAAGATCCTACTTGCTTGTCCACTTTATTTGAAATGGGTCTCCCGAATTCATTTATAGATTCAGTTGTTGCTGGAGTTATACCATCTGCTAAGGCTCTCACATGTATTCCCAATGGTCTTGGCGCAATCTGTCTTAATACCAAAGGTGTTGATGCAGTTAAAGACACTAAAGCTCTACGTTTCCTGGTTGACATATTTACCAGTAAGAAATATGTTGTTGCTATGAATGAAGCCATTGTTCCTTTGGCAAATGCAGTGGAAGAGCTTTTGCGCCATGTATCATCATTGAGAAGTGATGGTGTTGACATAATCATTGAAATTGTCGATAAAATTTCCTCTTCGAGGGAGAGCTCTTGCATAGGAACTTCAGGAAAACTAAGTGGGACTGCTGCAATGGAAATGGATGCTGAGTACAAGGAAAATGATGGTGCTTGCTGTCTGGTTGGTTCGGTCGATTTGGCTGCTGAAGGCATCAGTGATGAGCAGTTCATCCAATTATGTGTCTTTCACTTGATGGTCTTGGTTCATAGAACAATGGAAAATTCTGAAACGTGCCGGTTATTTGTTGAGAAGTCTGGCATAGATGCGTTGTTGAAGCTTTTGTTACAGCCTAGCATTGCCCAGTCATCTGAGGGGATGTCCATTGCCTTGCATAGCACCATGGTTTTCAAGGGTTTTACTCAACATCATTCTGCTCCACTTGCTCGAGCCTTCTGTTCTGCTCTGAGGGAACATCTGAAGAAAGCTTTGGCTGGTTTTACTGCCTTTTCTGGATCTTTTTTGCTTGATCCCAGGATGAGCCTGGATGAGGGtgtattttcttcactttcccttgttgagttccttctaTTCCTTGCTGCCTCAAAAGACAACCGCTGGGTTACTGCATTGCTGACAGAATTTGCCAATGGCAGTAAAGATGTTCTGGAAGACATTGGATGTGTACACCGTGAAGTTATGTGGCAGATTTCTCTGCTTGAAGATGCCAAACTAGAAATGGAGGAAACTGCGGGAACTTCCACTGAGCCGCATCAATCAGAAATCAACTCGAATGAAACTGAAGAGCAGCGGTTTAATTCCTTTAGGCAGTTCCTTGATCCGTTGTTCAGGCGGAGGTCTTCAGGATGGAGCATGGAATCTCAGTTTTTTGACCTCATAAACTTGTATCGTGATCTTGGTCGTGCTACTAGTTTTCATCAAAGAATCAGCACTGACAGTCCTACAAGCCTGCGTACTGGATCTACCAGTCAGACACATCATTCTGATTCTTTGGATGCTGCTGGTAAAAAGGAGCTTGACAAACAAAGGTCCTACTATGCTTCTTGCTGTGACATGGTGAGGTCACTTTCCTTTCACATAACTCATCTGTTTCAAGAGTTGGGGAAGGTGATGTTACTTCCTTCCCGGCGACGGGAGGATACAGTGAATGTAACCCCGTCATCGAAGGTAGTGGCATCAACCTTTGCGTCAATTTCGTCTGATCATATGGCTTTTGGGAGACGTGAGAATCCCCCTGGATCAGAGGTTTCTGTATCAACCAAATGCCGCTACTTTGGTAAGGTCATTGATTTCATCGATGGGATTCTGATGGACAGGCAAGATTCTTGTAATCCAGTCCTACTAAACTGCTTGTATGGACATGAGGTGATTCAATCAGTCTTGACCACATTTGAGGCTACCAGCCAATTGCTCTTTGCTGTTAACAAGGCTCCTGCTTCTCCCATGGAGACCGATGATGGAAATGTAAAACAGGAAAAGGAAGATACAGAGAACTTATGGATCTATGGTCCTCTAGCTAGCTATGGTAAACTTATGGACCACCTAGTGACCTCATCGTCTATATTGTCTCCATTTACCAAACACTTGCTCACTCAACctttgacaagtggcaaagtTGCTTTTCCACGGGATGCAGAGACTTTTGTAAAAGTGCTTCATTCTATGGTTCTGAAGGCTGTTCTTCCTGTATGGACTCACCCTCAGTTTACCGATTGCAGTAATGATTTTTTGGCAACTGTTATTTCTATCGTTAGACACATTTTTTCAGGGGTTGAAGTGAAAAGTGTAAATAGCAGTGTCAGTTCTCGTATTAGTGGTCCACCACCTAGTGAAAGCACCATCTCAACCATTGCGGAGATGGGATTTTCTCGGTCAAGGGCGGAAGAAGCTTTGAGGCAAGTGGGATCAAATAGCGTAGAGCTGGCAATGGATTGGTTATTTACTCATGCAGAGGAAACACATGAAGATGATGAACTTGCTCGTGCACTTGCCATGTCCCTGGGAAACTCTGAATCAGACAAGAAGGAAGATGCATCAAGTGATAGTGCACGGCAGCTTGAAGCAGAGACAGTTCATCTACCTGCTGTGGAGGAGTTGCTATCAACTTGTGTGAAGCTCCTTCAGACGAAAGAATCACTTGCTTTTCCAGTTCATGACTTGCTTATGACGATTTCTTCCCAGAATGAGGGGCAATACAGGTCTAGCATTGTCTCTTTTGTGATTGACCAGCTGAAGAATTGTGGTTCAGTCTCTGATAGTGGACAAAATACCCTCCTTTCTGCACTTTTCCATGTTCTTGCTCTGATTCTTCATGAGGATGTTGCAGCCCGGGAAATTGCCTTAACAAATGGGTTGGTAGAACTTGCATCAAATCTACTTTACACCTGGTGTTCTGTTCCTGAAGACAAGGAGAAACGTCAGGTTCCTAAGTGGGTAACAGCAGCTTTTCTTGCTGTTGATAGGCTGTTGCAGGTGGATAATAAGTTAAGTACGGAAATGTTGGATCAGTTAAAGAAGGATGATGTGAGCTTCCAGCAGGCATCTATCTCTATTGATGAGGATAAGAAAAGCAAATTGCCGCCTGAATTGGGATTATCAGCTAAGCATGTGGATGTCCATGAGCAGAAGAGACTGATTGAAATTGCTTGCAGTTACATTAGAAATCAGCTACCATCTGAAACGACGCATGCTGTTCTGCAGCTATGTGCCACTCTTACCAGAACCCATTCAGTTGCAGTGAACTTTCTGGATGCTGGGGGTTTGAACTTGCTCTTTTCTTTGCCTACACATAGTCTCTTCCCAGGCTTTGACAATGTTGCTGCCACGATCATCTGTCACGTGCTCGAAGATCCTCAAACGCTGCAGCAAGCAATGGAATCTGAGATAAGACACAGCCTTATGGCTGCTGCTAACAGGCATTCCAACGGAAGGGTCACTGCCCGCAACTTCCTACTAAATTTGACTTCTGTCATTTCGCGGGATCCAGTTGTTTTTATGCAGGCAGCTCAAGCTGTGTGCCAAGTTGAGATGGTAGGTGAAAGGCCATGCATTGTCTTGCTGAAGGATCGTGAAAAAGACAAgagcaaagacaaagaaagggagaaggagaaagagaagccaCAAGCTAATGATGGGAAGCTCTCCTTGGGTAATGTGAATTCAGTGACTCAGGGTAATGGACTGGGCAAACTTCCTGATTCAAACTCTAAGAGTGCAAAGGCTCATCGCAGATATCCTCAGAGCTTCCTAAGCGTGATTGAACTTCTATTGGAGTTGATTTGTACTTTTGAACCTCCATCGCAAGATGAAGGGACCCAGGGTGCCCCATCATCAACTGATATGGATATTGATGTTGCGGCTGTGAAGGGTAAAGGGAAAGCTGTTGTCAATGCAGTGGACGAGTCTGAAGGTTCTAATGTGGAAGCATCAGTGTCGATTGCTAAAGTTGTGTTTGTTTTGAAGCTTATGACTGAGATTCTTTTGATGTATCCTACTTCTGTTCAAGTTCTGCTTCGAAAAGATGCTGATCTAAGCAGCTGCAGGGGTCCTCATCAGAAAGTTGGTGGTGGAGGAATATATAATCATGTTCTCCGCAAGTTCCTTCCATGTGCTAAAACCTCCAAGAAAGATAAGAAGATTGATGGAGATTGGAGGCATAAACTGTCATCCAGGGCCAGCCAGTTTTTGGTGGCATCTTGTGTTCGCTCTTTGGAGGCAAGAAGGAGGGTCTTTACAGAGATCACTTATATTTTCAATGAATTTGTTGATACATCTAAAGATTGTAGATCAACAGGCAGTGAGATGCAGGTTTTTGTTGATCTTCTTAATGATGTCCTGGCTGCGCGTTCACCTACCGGCTCTTATATTTCAGCGGAAGCCTCTGCTACTTTTGTTGATGTTGGTCTTGTCAAATCACTCACACAATTTCTCAAGGTTTTGGACCTAGATCATGCCGACTCCCCTAAAGTTGTCACAGGGCTTATAAAAGCTCTTGAGCTTGTAAGCAAGGAGCATGTTCATTCTGTTGATCCTACCACAGGGAAGGGTGAAAGTTCACCCAAAGCTTCTGATCCCAATCAATCTGGTCAAACAGATAACAATGGTGTGGCATCTGAGTCCATGGAAGCAGCATTTCAATCAAATCACGAGTCTCTGGCTGCGGAGAATGCTGATCATAGCAATACCCTGCAAACTTTTGGGGGTTCTGAGGCTGTGACAGATGATATGGAGCATGATCAGGATCTTGATGAAGGTTCTGCTCCCGGTAGTGAGGATGACTACATGCATGAATCTTCTGAAGAAGCTAGGGGTCTTGAAAATGGCATTGATACCGTTGGCATACGATTTGAAATCCAGCCTCACGTGCAAGAAAATATtgacgaagatgatgacgatgacgacgacgatgagGAGATGTCGGGTGATGAGGGGGATGAggttgatgaagatgatgatgaggacgATGAGGATCATAATGATCTGGAGGAAGATGAAGTACATCATCTTCCACACCCTGACACAGATCAAGATGAacatgatatggatgatgatgatgattttgatgaggAGGtcctggaagaagatgatgaagatgatgaggatgatgaagatggTGTTATACTTAGGCTTGAGGAAGGGATTAATGGAATTAACGTATTTGATCATATTGAGGTTCTTGGAAGAAATCATACTTTTCCCAATGAAACTCTGCACTTAATGCCAGTGGAAGTTTTTGGTTCCAGACGTCATGGGCGTACCACATCCATTTATAATCTTTTGGGTAGGAGTGGTAGCACTGCAGCTCCCTCCAGGCATCCTCTTTTAACTAGACCAACTTCCTCGGTTCACTTATCCTCTCAGAGACATTCAGGTGGGCAACCTTATTATAGCTTCTCAGTTTActttaaattttctattttttattttgataaaacAGCTAGAGACTTCATTCCAGCTGTTGTTTATCTTTCATACAGTATCTTATTGGAAGTCTACATTATATGTCTCTGACAATTAACTATTGTTCCTCAGAAAGTGTGGCCGATATGGTTTTCTCTGAAAGGAACATTGAGGGTGCCTCGACGCGGCTGGATTCTGTTTTCCGGTCGCTGAGAAGTGGACGTCATGGACATCGTTTGAACCTCTGGGTTGATGAGAACCAGCAAACTAGTGGTTCGGGTGCAGCTATGATTCCACAAGGTCTAGAAGAGCTGCTTGTTTCCCAGTTGAGAAGGCCAACGGCTGAAAATCCCTCTGAGCAGAACACGGCTGCAGAGCTTCAACATGGAGGTGAAGTTACTCAGCAGCAGGAATCTGAAGGTGTCAGGCCAGAGATTGCTGTTGAAGGCAATGCTAATGATGAACATGGGGATGCACCCACAACTGAAATGACCGAAGGCTCTCAAAATGCTGATATGGTAAATGCACGTGGTGAATCGATGCAAGAACCTGATGCTTCTGCTACGCAGGCTCAGCCTGTTGAGATGCAGTTCGAACACAGTGATGCCACTGTACGAGATGTTGAAGCAGTAAGCCAGGAAAGTGGGGGAAGTGGTGCAACTCTCGGGGAAAGTCTTCGGAGTTTGGATGTTGAAATTGGAAGTGCAGATGGCCAGGATGATGGTGGTGAGAGGCAAGGTGGTGCCGATAGGATTGCTTTGGGTGATCCACTGGCTGCACGCTCTAGAAGAACCAATTTGTCAATTGGAAATTCTGCCACTGCATCAGCTAGAGAGACATCACTTGATCGTGTAACAGAAGTTCCAGAAAATAGCCAAGAGGCAGAGCATGATGGTCCATCGACAGAGCAACAGGTTAACAGCGATGCTGTTTCTGGTTCTATAGATCCTGCATTTTTGGATGCTCTTCCTGAGGAGCTGCGGGCTGAAGTTCTTTCAGCCCAGCAAGGCCAAGTTGCTCAACCTGCAAGTGCTGAACCACAGAATACAGGAGATATTGACCCAGAGTTTCTGGCAGCCCTTCCCCCAGACATTAGAGCAGAAGTTTTAGCACAACAGCAAGCGCAAAGGCTTCATCAATCTCAAGAACTGGAAGGTCAACCAGTTGAAATGGACACTGTATCAATTATTGCAACATTTCCATCGGATTTGCGGGAAGAGGTAAGTACAATCTGTGTTAGGGAACTTGTGCAGTTATATTCTATCTCGATTAATCTAATTGTTCTCTGCAGGTACTCCTTACGTCATCTGATGCTGTTCTTGCCAATCTCACTCCTGCGCTAGTTGCTGAGGCAAATATGTTGCGTGAGCGATTTGCTAATCGATACCATAATCGTACCCTCTTTGGTATGTATCCTAGAAGCCGTAGAGGTGAGTCATCTAGACGAACTGAAGGTTCGGGATCCAGCATTGAGAGAATTGGTGGAGGTCTTGGTTCCCGTCGGTCTTTGGGAGCAAAGCTCGTTGAAGCAGATGGAGCTCCTTTGGTTGATACTGAAGCTTTACAATCAATGATTCGCTTGCTTCGTGTTGTCCAGGTATGCTGTTTTCAATATAAGTTCGACTTGATATTGCCTAATATATGCTGAtcttctgcatttttttttttggtagccTCTCTATAAGGGACAGCTCCAGCGGCTTCTCTTAAATCTATGTGCTCATAGTGATACCAGAACTGCGCTGGTGAAAATTCTCATGGGCATGCTGATGCTTGATACCAGGAGGCCCATTGATGGTCTGAATGCTGCTGAGCCATCATTTCGTCTTTATGCTTGTCAAAATAATGTGATGTATTCTCGTCCCCAGTCTTTAGATGGTAA
The window above is part of the Eucalyptus grandis isolate ANBG69807.140 chromosome 6, ASM1654582v1, whole genome shotgun sequence genome. Proteins encoded here:
- the LOC104449197 gene encoding E3 ubiquitin-protein ligase UPL2 isoform X1, which encodes MASLRSSLPSRLRQLLSGETAIGPSVRMDSDTPPKVKSFIEKVIQSPLQDIAIPLSGFNWEYDKGNFHHWRPLFLHFDTYFKTYLSCRNDLLLSDKIGEDESPFPKLAVLQILRVMQIILENCHNKSSFEGLEHFKLLLSSTDPEILIATLETLSALVKINPSKLHGSGKSVGCGSVNGYLLSLAQGWGSKEEGLGLYSCVVANERLQEEGLCLFPSEADNEYDKSQYRLGSTLYFELNGVYSQSEGTSGHSPNSSSRVVHIPDLHLRKEDDLVLMKQCIQQYDVPPDLRFALLTRIRYAHAFRSARTCRLYSRICLLAFIVVVQSNDAHDELASFFANEPEYTNELIRIVRSEESIPGTIRTLAMLALGAQLAAYISSHERARILSGSSLSFTATHRTILLNVLQKAVSSLNGSSDPSSLAFVEALLQFYMLNIVSSSTQGNNIRGWGMLPTFLPLLEDSYPSHMHLVCLAVKTIQKLMDYSSSAVSHFRELGGVELLVQRLQLEVTRVIGLTGGNDESVVVGECSRNSDDLLNTQKRLIKVLLKALGSATYSPTNPSRSQNTQDTSLAATLSHIFGNVEKFGGDIYHSAVTLMSEIIHKDPTCLSTLFEMGLPNSFIDSVVAGVIPSAKALTCIPNGLGAICLNTKGVDAVKDTKALRFLVDIFTSKKYVVAMNEAIVPLANAVEELLRHVSSLRSDGVDIIIEIVDKISSSRESSCIGTSGKLSGTAAMEMDAEYKENDGACCLVGSVDLAAEGISDEQFIQLCVFHLMVLVHRTMENSETCRLFVEKSGIDALLKLLLQPSIAQSSEGMSIALHSTMVFKGFTQHHSAPLARAFCSALREHLKKALAGFTAFSGSFLLDPRMSLDEGVFSSLSLVEFLLFLAASKDNRWVTALLTEFANGSKDVLEDIGCVHREVMWQISLLEDAKLEMEETAGTSTEPHQSEINSNETEEQRFNSFRQFLDPLFRRRSSGWSMESQFFDLINLYRDLGRATSFHQRISTDSPTSLRTGSTSQTHHSDSLDAAGKKELDKQRSYYASCCDMVRSLSFHITHLFQELGKVMLLPSRRREDTVNVTPSSKVVASTFASISSDHMAFGRRENPPGSEVSVSTKCRYFGKVIDFIDGILMDRQDSCNPVLLNCLYGHEVIQSVLTTFEATSQLLFAVNKAPASPMETDDGNVKQEKEDTENLWIYGPLASYGKLMDHLVTSSSILSPFTKHLLTQPLTSGKVAFPRDAETFVKVLHSMVLKAVLPVWTHPQFTDCSNDFLATVISIVRHIFSGVEVKSVNSSVSSRISGPPPSESTISTIAEMGFSRSRAEEALRQVGSNSVELAMDWLFTHAEETHEDDELARALAMSLGNSESDKKEDASSDSARQLEAETVHLPAVEELLSTCVKLLQTKESLAFPVHDLLMTISSQNEGQYRSSIVSFVIDQLKNCGSVSDSGQNTLLSALFHVLALILHEDVAAREIALTNGLVELASNLLYTWCSVPEDKEKRQVPKWVTAAFLAVDRLLQVDNKLSTEMLDQLKKDDVSFQQASISIDEDKKSKLPPELGLSAKHVDVHEQKRLIEIACSYIRNQLPSETTHAVLQLCATLTRTHSVAVNFLDAGGLNLLFSLPTHSLFPGFDNVAATIICHVLEDPQTLQQAMESEIRHSLMAAANRHSNGRVTARNFLLNLTSVISRDPVVFMQAAQAVCQVEMVGERPCIVLLKDREKDKSKDKEREKEKEKPQANDGKLSLGNVNSVTQGNGLGKLPDSNSKSAKAHRRYPQSFLSVIELLLELICTFEPPSQDEGTQGAPSSTDMDIDVAAVKGKGKAVVNAVDESEGSNVEASVSIAKVVFVLKLMTEILLMYPTSVQVLLRKDADLSSCRGPHQKVGGGGIYNHVLRKFLPCAKTSKKDKKIDGDWRHKLSSRASQFLVASCVRSLEARRRVFTEITYIFNEFVDTSKDCRSTGSEMQVFVDLLNDVLAARSPTGSYISAEASATFVDVGLVKSLTQFLKVLDLDHADSPKVVTGLIKALELVSKEHVHSVDPTTGKGESSPKASDPNQSGQTDNNGVASESMEAAFQSNHESLAAENADHSNTLQTFGGSEAVTDDMEHDQDLDEGSAPGSEDDYMHESSEEARGLENGIDTVGIRFEIQPHVQENIDEDDDDDDDDEEMSGDEGDEVDEDDDEDDEDHNDLEEDEVHHLPHPDTDQDEHDMDDDDDFDEEVLEEDDEDDEDDEDGVILRLEEGINGINVFDHIEVLGRNHTFPNETLHLMPVEVFGSRRHGRTTSIYNLLGRSGSTAAPSRHPLLTRPTSSVHLSSQRHSESVADMVFSERNIEGASTRLDSVFRSLRSGRHGHRLNLWVDENQQTSGSGAAMIPQGLEELLVSQLRRPTAENPSEQNTAAELQHGGEVTQQQESEGVRPEIAVEGNANDEHGDAPTTEMTEGSQNADMVNARGESMQEPDASATQAQPVEMQFEHSDATVRDVEAVSQESGGSGATLGESLRSLDVEIGSADGQDDGGERQGGADRIALGDPLAARSRRTNLSIGNSATASARETSLDRVTEVPENSQEAEHDGPSTEQQVNSDAVSGSIDPAFLDALPEELRAEVLSAQQGQVAQPASAEPQNTGDIDPEFLAALPPDIRAEVLAQQQAQRLHQSQELEGQPVEMDTVSIIATFPSDLREEVLLTSSDAVLANLTPALVAEANMLRERFANRYHNRTLFGMYPRSRRGESSRRTEGSGSSIERIGGGLGSRRSLGAKLVEADGAPLVDTEALQSMIRLLRVVQPLYKGQLQRLLLNLCAHSDTRTALVKILMGMLMLDTRRPIDGLNAAEPSFRLYACQNNVMYSRPQSLDGVPPLVSRRVLETMTYLARNHPFVAKILLQLKLSRQVQPECSDQSRGKAVMVMEEESQNQDECLPIELLLRLLNQPLYLRSIAHLEQLLSLLEVIVDNVERKQNSPEKSAVSGTVSSVPEVPTLDTTHTEPVAMSPGVGVASVKIDSEKPSTSAEKDENDAQSILPNLPQAELRLLCSLLAKEGLSDNAYGLVAEVVKKLVVAAPTHCHLFITELANAVQSLTKSAMNELHAFGEAVKKLLSITSSEGAAILRVLQALSSLVATLRDKEKDQQIQTVPEEYATALSQVSDINSALEPLWLELSACISKIETYSESSLDSHASGKISKSVQSGMTTPLPAGTQNILPYIESFFVVAEKLHPGQTGPGHDLGIVAVSEVDDVGTSTGQQRVLCTSGRADEKNVAFVKFSERHRKLLNAFIRQNPGLLEKSFSLLLKVPRFIDFDNKRAHFRSKIKHQHDHHHSPLRISVRRAYILEDSYNQLRLRSTQDLKGRLTVHFQGEEGIDAGGLTREWYQLLSRVIFDKGALLFTTVGNESTFQPNPNSVYQTEHLSYFKFIGRVVGKALFDGQLLDVHFTRSFYKHILGAKVTYHDIEAIDPDYFKNLKWMLENDITDVLDLTFSIDADEEKLILYERTEVTDHELIPNGRNIKVTEENKHQYVDLLAEHRLTTAIRPQINAFMEGFNELIPRDLISIFNDKELELLISGLPDIDLDDLRANTEYSGYSAASPVIQWFWEVVQGFSKEDKARLLQFVTGTSKVPLEGFSALQGISGSQKFQIHKAYGSPDHLPSAHTCFNQLDLPEYPSKEHLEERLLLAIHEANEGFGFG